The proteins below are encoded in one region of Flavobacterium sp. IMCC34852:
- the queG gene encoding tRNA epoxyqueuosine(34) reductase QueG produces MNANKEKYTQFIKAEAKRLGFMSCGISKAGFLEEEAPRLEQWLNQNHHGEMKYLEDHFDMRLNPTLLVDGAKSVISLLLNYYPPEEQIVGSYKISKYAYGKDYHNVIKKKLKKLLRSIRTEIGEVPGRAFVDFAPVMDKAWAAKSGLGWMGKSSNLLTQQVGSFYFIAELIVDLELEYDNPTTNHCGTCTACIDACPTQAIIAPYLVDGGKCISYYTIELKEHIPLEVKGKLDDWMFGCDVCQDVCPWNKFSKPHQEPAFQAYPELLSYTKKDWEEITEETFAKVFPNSPLKRAQWEGVKRNINFLK; encoded by the coding sequence ATGAACGCTAACAAAGAAAAATACACCCAATTCATCAAAGCCGAAGCCAAACGCCTGGGGTTTATGTCTTGCGGAATTTCCAAAGCGGGATTTTTAGAAGAGGAAGCACCAAGATTGGAACAGTGGCTTAACCAAAACCACCACGGCGAAATGAAATATCTCGAGGACCATTTCGACATGCGGTTGAATCCCACTTTACTGGTTGACGGCGCCAAAAGTGTCATTTCTTTGTTGCTCAATTATTATCCGCCCGAAGAACAAATTGTTGGCAGTTACAAAATTTCAAAATACGCCTACGGAAAAGATTACCACAATGTTATCAAGAAAAAACTAAAGAAGTTATTGCGCAGTATTCGAACTGAAATCGGAGAAGTTCCCGGTCGCGCCTTTGTTGATTTTGCCCCCGTAATGGACAAAGCTTGGGCCGCCAAAAGTGGCCTCGGTTGGATGGGTAAAAGTAGTAACTTATTGACCCAACAAGTAGGCTCTTTTTATTTCATAGCCGAACTGATAGTCGATTTAGAATTAGAATACGATAATCCCACAACCAATCATTGCGGTACTTGTACCGCTTGTATAGACGCTTGTCCGACACAGGCCATCATTGCACCATACTTGGTTGACGGCGGCAAATGCATCTCTTACTATACTATTGAACTAAAAGAGCATATTCCTTTAGAAGTAAAAGGGAAATTAGACGATTGGATGTTTGGCTGTGATGTCTGTCAAGACGTTTGTCCGTGGAATAAATTTTCAAAACCACATCAGGAGCCTGCGTTCCAAGCTTATCCTGAATTATTGTCTTATACCAAAAAAGACTGGGAAGAAATCACCGAAGAAACCTTTGCTAAAGTATTCCCCAATTCTCCATTAAAAAGAGCCCAATGGGAAGGCGTCAAAAGGAATATTAATTTTTTGAAGTAG
- the ruvB gene encoding Holliday junction branch migration DNA helicase RuvB: MNENLDPTNHRFNPEEIDLEKKLRPLSFDDFTGQEQVLENLKVFVEAANLREEALDHTLFHGPPGLGKTTLANILANELGVGIKITSGPVLDKPGDLAGLLTNLEDRDVLFIDEIHRLSPVVEEYLYSAMEDFKIDIMIESGPNARSVQINLNPFTLVGATTRSGLLTAPMRARFGIQSRLQYYNTELLTTIVQRSSSILKMPITMEAAIEIAGRSRGTPRIANALLRRVRDFAQIKGNGKIDIEIARFSLKALHVDAHGLDEMDNKILTTIIEKFKGGPVGLSTLATAVSESGETIEEVYEPFLIQEGFIIRTPRGREVTEKAYKHLGKINTNIQGGLF; the protein is encoded by the coding sequence ATGAATGAAAATTTAGATCCAACCAACCACCGTTTTAACCCGGAAGAAATCGACCTCGAAAAAAAGTTGAGACCGCTTAGTTTTGACGATTTTACCGGTCAAGAACAAGTATTGGAAAATTTAAAAGTGTTCGTAGAAGCTGCAAACCTAAGAGAAGAAGCACTCGACCACACGCTTTTCCACGGACCGCCGGGATTAGGTAAAACCACTTTGGCTAATATTTTAGCCAATGAGTTAGGGGTTGGAATCAAAATCACTTCCGGACCGGTTTTAGACAAACCCGGTGACTTAGCCGGATTACTGACTAATCTCGAAGATAGAGACGTCTTATTCATTGATGAAATTCATCGCTTAAGTCCGGTTGTTGAAGAGTATCTATATTCAGCCATGGAAGATTTCAAAATAGATATCATGATTGAATCCGGTCCCAATGCCCGTAGTGTCCAAATCAATCTCAATCCATTTACTTTAGTTGGTGCCACCACGCGTTCGGGATTACTTACTGCACCCATGCGAGCGCGTTTCGGAATCCAAAGCCGTCTCCAATATTATAATACCGAATTGTTAACCACCATCGTCCAACGTAGTTCAAGCATCCTAAAAATGCCGATTACCATGGAAGCGGCTATCGAAATTGCCGGACGCAGCCGAGGAACACCACGAATTGCCAATGCCTTGTTACGTCGGGTACGCGACTTCGCCCAAATCAAAGGTAACGGTAAAATCGACATTGAAATTGCCCGTTTTTCCCTAAAAGCATTACACGTTGACGCTCACGGTTTAGATGAAATGGACAACAAGATTCTAACCACTATCATCGAAAAATTCAAAGGAGGACCGGTGGGTTTATCTACTTTGGCCACAGCCGTTTCGGAAAGTGGGGAAACCATCGAGGAAGTGTACGAACCATTTTTAATCCAGGAAGGATTCATTATCAGAACGCCGCGAGGAAGAGAAGTAACCGAGAAAGCCTATAAACATTTGGGAAAAATCAATACCAATATTCAAGGCGGACTTTTTTAG
- a CDS encoding cytochrome c oxidase subunit I: protein MSAEAHNHDHGHDEHEHHHKDTFITKYIFSIDHKMISKQYLITGIIMGVIGVGMSMLFRMQLAWPEESFKIFSFFLGERMAPGGVMNNETYLALVTIHGTIMVFFVLTAGLSGTFSNLLIPLQIGARDMASGFLNMVSYWLFFLSSVVMVISLFVESGPASAGWTIYPPLSALPQAMSGSGAGMTLWLVSMAIFIASSLLGSLNYIVTVINLRTKGMSMTRLPLTIWAFFITAIIGVISFPVLLSAALMLIMDRSFGTSFFLSDIYIAGEVLHYQGGSPVLFEHLFWFLGHPEVYIVLLPALGITSEIIATNSRKPIFGYRAMIMSIIAIAFLSTIVWGHHMFISGMNPFLGSVFTFTTLLIAIPSAVKAFNYITTLWKGNLQLNPAMLFSIGLVSTFITGGLTGIILGDSTLDINVHDTYFVVAHFHLVMGISALYGMFAGIYHWFPKMFGRMLNKNLGYVHFWVTAICAYGVFFPMHFIGMAGLPRRYYTNTNFPLFDDLQDVNVIITTFALIGGVFQLVFLYNFFSSIFYGKRTVQNPWKSNTLEWTAPIEHIHGNWPGAIPEVHRWPYDYSKPGHDDDFVPQNVPMKPGEEVLHH, encoded by the coding sequence ATGTCAGCAGAAGCTCACAATCACGATCACGGTCACGACGAACACGAACACCACCATAAAGACACGTTCATTACTAAATACATTTTTAGTATTGACCACAAAATGATATCCAAACAGTATTTGATTACCGGTATCATTATGGGTGTAATTGGTGTTGGGATGTCAATGCTTTTCAGAATGCAGTTAGCATGGCCCGAAGAATCTTTTAAAATTTTCAGCTTTTTCCTCGGAGAAAGAATGGCTCCGGGTGGCGTAATGAACAACGAAACCTATTTGGCTTTAGTTACCATTCACGGTACCATCATGGTATTCTTTGTATTAACTGCCGGTTTGAGCGGTACTTTTAGTAACTTGTTGATTCCGTTGCAAATTGGTGCACGAGACATGGCTTCAGGATTCCTAAACATGGTTTCCTACTGGTTATTCTTCTTGTCAAGTGTGGTCATGGTAATTTCCTTATTCGTAGAATCCGGACCGGCATCAGCAGGATGGACGATTTATCCGCCATTAAGTGCCTTGCCTCAAGCCATGTCAGGCTCTGGAGCCGGAATGACTTTATGGTTGGTTTCTATGGCTATTTTCATTGCTTCGTCTTTATTAGGTTCTTTGAACTATATCGTTACGGTAATTAACTTAAGAACCAAAGGAATGTCAATGACAAGATTGCCACTTACCATTTGGGCTTTCTTTATCACAGCTATCATCGGGGTTATTTCTTTCCCGGTATTATTATCAGCTGCCTTGATGTTAATCATGGACAGAAGTTTCGGAACTTCATTCTTCTTGTCTGATATCTACATTGCGGGAGAGGTGTTACATTATCAAGGTGGTTCACCGGTATTGTTCGAGCACTTGTTCTGGTTCTTAGGTCACCCTGAAGTATACATTGTATTATTACCGGCTTTAGGAATTACTTCTGAAATTATTGCCACCAACTCTCGTAAGCCAATCTTTGGTTACAGAGCGATGATTATGTCAATTATTGCCATTGCATTCTTGTCAACCATCGTTTGGGGTCACCACATGTTTATCTCTGGGATGAATCCGTTCTTAGGTTCGGTATTTACCTTCACAACTTTGTTGATTGCAATTCCGTCTGCGGTAAAAGCATTCAACTATATCACAACACTTTGGAAAGGTAACTTACAGTTAAACCCTGCCATGTTGTTCTCTATCGGATTGGTTTCTACCTTCATCACCGGAGGTTTAACCGGAATCATCTTAGGAGACAGTACACTTGATATCAACGTTCACGATACTTACTTTGTTGTAGCTCACTTCCACTTGGTAATGGGTATTTCTGCACTTTACGGAATGTTCGCCGGTATTTACCACTGGTTCCCTAAAATGTTCGGAAGAATGTTGAACAAAAACTTAGGATATGTTCACTTCTGGGTAACTGCAATCTGTGCTTACGGAGTATTCTTCCCAATGCACTTCATCGGAATGGCCGGTTTACCAAGAAGATATTACACCAATACTAACTTCCCGTTGTTCGATGATTTACAAGATGTAAACGTTATCATTACAACGTTTGCCTTAATCGGAGGTGTGTTCCAATTGGTATTCTTATACAACTTCTTCAGTAGCATTTTCTACGGAAAAAGAACGGTTCAAAATCCATGGAAATCAAACACTTTGGAATGGACTGCGCCAATCGAGCACATTCACGGTAACTGGCCTGGTGCCATTCCTGAAGTTCACAGATGGCCTTACGATTACAGCAAACCGGGTCATGATGACGATTTTGTACCGCAAAACGTACCTATGAAACCGGGAGAAGAAGTATTACACCACTAA
- a CDS encoding cytochrome c oxidase subunit II, whose translation MTTLLVLIVVVLLAVALWQLTKIFDLTQVGGNVNDTQIANDNDNKVNGYLMFAFLGFIYLTTIYCLLNYSHFPLIGDSASAHGPEVDNLMMISMVLIFFVQTVTQALLHYFAFKYRGKEGQKALYFADNNKLEFIWSIIPAIVLAGLILYGLYAWTNIMFVDEKDEEDAIVIELYAQQFKWEARYAGADNVLGKANVRYIEGVNTLGVDLSDPNAQDDFTSAELHIPKGKRVIFKMRSQDVLHSAYMPHFRAQMNCVPGMVTEFSFIPTLTTAEMRDKPAMIEKVANINSIRAKKSEKLVAEGQTALDPYTFDYLLLCNKICGASHYNMQMKVVVDTPEDYQNWLKENAPKTIVQAVKTATAEAKAAEAPVQPTKDSTSSNSKDTTVVAQAVMKN comes from the coding sequence ATGACAACTCTTTTGGTACTTATAGTTGTAGTTTTATTAGCAGTTGCCTTATGGCAGTTAACAAAAATATTCGACTTAACTCAAGTTGGTGGAAATGTGAATGACACGCAAATAGCAAACGATAACGATAACAAAGTTAACGGTTACTTGATGTTTGCTTTTTTAGGATTTATTTACCTAACCACTATCTACTGTCTTTTAAACTACAGCCACTTTCCATTAATTGGCGACTCAGCTTCGGCACACGGACCTGAAGTTGACAACTTGATGATGATTTCAATGGTTTTAATCTTTTTTGTACAAACCGTTACTCAAGCTTTATTACACTATTTCGCTTTTAAATATAGAGGAAAAGAAGGACAAAAGGCACTTTACTTCGCCGATAACAACAAATTGGAATTTATTTGGAGTATCATCCCTGCAATTGTTTTAGCCGGATTAATTCTATACGGGTTGTATGCTTGGACAAACATTATGTTTGTAGATGAAAAAGACGAAGAAGATGCTATCGTTATCGAACTTTATGCACAACAATTTAAATGGGAAGCCAGATACGCCGGAGCAGATAATGTTTTGGGTAAAGCTAATGTAAGATATATTGAAGGCGTAAATACCTTAGGAGTTGATTTGTCAGATCCAAACGCTCAAGATGATTTTACCTCTGCGGAATTACACATCCCGAAAGGAAAAAGAGTCATCTTCAAAATGCGTTCTCAAGACGTTTTGCACTCCGCTTATATGCCTCACTTTAGAGCTCAAATGAACTGTGTGCCGGGAATGGTAACCGAGTTTTCGTTTATCCCTACTTTGACTACGGCCGAAATGAGAGACAAACCGGCAATGATTGAAAAAGTAGCCAATATCAACTCAATTAGAGCTAAGAAAAGCGAAAAGTTAGTAGCCGAAGGGCAAACAGCATTAGATCCTTATACATTTGATTACTTATTATTATGTAATAAAATTTGTGGAGCTTCTCACTATAACATGCAAATGAAAGTAGTTGTTGATACTCCGGAAGATTATCAAAATTGGTTGAAAGAAAATGCGCCAAAAACTATCGTTCAAGCAGTGAAAACAGCTACAGCAGAAGCTAAAGCTGCCGAAGCTCCGGTACAACCAACTAAAGATTCTACCTCTTCTAACAGCAAAGACACTACTGTAGTGGCTCAAGCAGTAATGAAAAATTAA
- a CDS encoding quinol:cytochrome C oxidoreductase — translation MYTFSSKLKTFSFVLMIVGVLGIGYGFLTAPKDIQEVEAILKAEEAAHHGGGHGAATAHEAPAETTTEAHAEPAKNEAEAAVATTEEAHAEPVAKDSATTSHDTTVVAETHAAPAKEEAHTETAAHDTHATAGHDDHKEHLEHVLHQLQNKPWAALYVACLFFMLIALGALAFYAIQQVAQAGWSPVLFRVMQGITAYLLPGSIILFILLLLSGLHFNHLFVWMADGVTDPKSANYDHLIAGKAGYLNFPFWIIRAAIFIFGWNLYRYLSRKNCLAQDEATDNSFYKKNFKMSAAFLVFFIVSESIMSWDWIMSVDPHWFSTLFGWYVFASFFVSGITAISMVTLYLKSKGYLENVNSSHIHDLSKFMFGISVFWTYLWFSQFMLIWYSNIPEEVTYFKTRIEDFNLPFFGAVAMNFIFPFLVLINTDFKRISWIIVMAGIVILFGHYVDFFNMIMPATVGDQWFIGIPEISAILFFFGLFIFVVFNALTKAPLVPKRNPFIEESKHFHY, via the coding sequence ATGTATACATTTTCAAGTAAATTAAAGACCTTTTCCTTTGTCCTAATGATCGTAGGTGTTCTTGGGATTGGTTATGGTTTTTTAACTGCACCTAAAGATATTCAAGAGGTTGAGGCTATTTTGAAAGCTGAAGAAGCTGCACATCACGGTGGTGGACACGGAGCGGCTACTGCTCATGAAGCACCTGCTGAAACGACAACCGAGGCTCATGCTGAACCCGCAAAAAATGAAGCTGAAGCAGCTGTTGCTACAACCGAAGAGGCTCATGCTGAACCTGTAGCTAAAGACTCTGCCACAACATCACATGACACTACTGTTGTAGCAGAAACTCATGCAGCACCTGCAAAAGAAGAAGCTCACACGGAAACTGCTGCTCATGATACCCACGCAACTGCAGGACATGATGACCATAAAGAACACTTAGAACACGTTTTACACCAATTACAAAACAAGCCTTGGGCTGCCTTGTATGTTGCTTGTCTTTTCTTTATGTTGATTGCTCTAGGAGCTTTAGCTTTCTATGCTATCCAACAAGTGGCACAAGCAGGTTGGTCTCCGGTTTTATTCAGAGTAATGCAAGGAATTACAGCTTACCTTTTACCGGGTTCTATTATCTTATTTATCTTATTGTTATTATCAGGTTTACATTTCAACCACTTATTCGTTTGGATGGCTGATGGGGTAACCGATCCGAAAAGCGCTAACTATGACCATTTAATTGCTGGTAAAGCAGGATATTTGAACTTCCCGTTCTGGATTATCAGAGCCGCCATTTTTATCTTCGGATGGAATTTATACAGATACTTATCCAGAAAGAATTGTTTGGCACAAGACGAAGCTACAGACAATTCATTTTACAAGAAGAATTTCAAAATGTCAGCGGCATTCTTAGTATTCTTCATCGTTTCTGAATCTATCATGTCTTGGGATTGGATTATGTCCGTTGACCCACACTGGTTTAGTACTTTATTCGGATGGTATGTGTTTGCCAGCTTCTTTGTAAGCGGTATTACTGCTATCTCAATGGTTACCTTGTATTTAAAATCAAAAGGTTATTTAGAGAATGTTAACTCAAGCCACATCCATGATTTGTCAAAATTCATGTTTGGTATTAGTGTATTCTGGACATACTTATGGTTCTCTCAATTCATGTTGATTTGGTATTCTAATATACCGGAAGAGGTAACATACTTCAAAACCAGAATAGAAGATTTTAACTTGCCGTTTTTCGGAGCAGTTGCTATGAACTTTATTTTTCCATTCTTGGTTTTAATCAATACTGATTTCAAACGTATTTCATGGATTATAGTAATGGCCGGTATCGTTATTTTATTCGGACATTATGTGGATTTCTTCAATATGATTATGCCGGCAACGGTAGGTGACCAATGGTTCATCGGAATCCCGGAAATTTCAGCAATCTTATTCTTCTTTGGATTATTCATCTTTGTAGTATTCAATGCCTTAACTAAAGCACCATTGGTACCAAAACGCAATCCGTTTATCGAAGAAAGTAAACATTTTCATTATTAA
- a CDS encoding c-type cytochrome produces MKSLLKIAFVFGSMVSLSSCKDDLKPNYQYMPNMYESVAYETYSESDAFNSPTGEKGKEGQIPAQGSIKRGFVPYEYPNTPEALAAIKALNPKSPLDATQVDMKKGEELYGIYCAICHGAEGNGKGKLVTQEKFLGVPSYADRVINEGSVFHVVTYGLNSMGSHANQLSQEERWLVAAYVMQLKSKL; encoded by the coding sequence ATGAAAAGTTTACTTAAAATAGCATTTGTGTTTGGTAGCATGGTTTCTTTATCTTCTTGTAAAGATGATTTAAAACCCAACTATCAATACATGCCAAATATGTACGAATCTGTGGCTTATGAAACCTATTCTGAGTCAGATGCTTTCAATTCACCAACTGGTGAAAAAGGAAAGGAAGGACAAATTCCTGCTCAAGGTTCTATCAAAAGAGGATTTGTTCCTTATGAATATCCAAATACTCCGGAAGCCTTAGCCGCTATTAAAGCTTTGAACCCAAAATCACCTCTTGATGCAACTCAAGTGGATATGAAGAAAGGTGAAGAACTATACGGTATCTATTGTGCCATTTGTCATGGTGCTGAAGGAAATGGAAAAGGGAAGTTGGTTACTCAAGAAAAATTCTTAGGGGTTCCAAGTTATGCAGACAGAGTAATCAACGAAGGAAGTGTATTCCACGTAGTGACTTACGGTTTGAACTCAATGGGTTCCCATGCTAACCAATTAAGTCAGGAAGAGCGTTGGTTGGTTGCGGCTTATGTAATGCAACTTAAAAGCAAATTATAA
- a CDS encoding DUF3341 domain-containing protein, translating into MSSNKVIHAIYNDDDVLMDAVHKTRAAHHHIEEIFTPFPVHGLDKAMGLAPTRLAICAFIYGCIGLTVATTMMNYIMISDWPQDIGGKPSFSYIQNMPAFVPVMFEMTVFFAAHLMVITFYMRSKLWPFKQAENPDVRTTDDHFLMEVSVHDNEAELVKFFEGTGAVEVKVIEKH; encoded by the coding sequence ATGAGTAGTAATAAAGTTATACACGCAATATACAATGATGATGATGTATTAATGGATGCGGTTCACAAAACCAGAGCAGCTCATCATCATATTGAGGAAATTTTCACTCCTTTTCCGGTTCACGGTTTGGATAAAGCAATGGGATTGGCGCCAACAAGATTGGCTATCTGTGCCTTCATCTACGGATGTATCGGTTTAACCGTGGCAACCACCATGATGAATTATATCATGATTTCCGATTGGCCACAAGACATCGGAGGAAAACCAAGTTTTAGTTATATTCAAAATATGCCGGCTTTCGTTCCGGTAATGTTTGAGATGACCGTATTTTTTGCTGCCCACTTAATGGTAATTACTTTTTACATGAGAAGTAAATTGTGGCCATTTAAACAAGCAGAAAACCCGGATGTAAGAACTACTGATGACCACTTTTTAATGGAAGTGTCTGTTCATGATAATGAAGCAGAATTAGTAAAATTCTTCGAAGGAACAGGAGCAGTTGAAGTAAAAGTAATTGAAAAGCATTAA
- the nrfD gene encoding NrfD/PsrC family molybdoenzyme membrane anchor subunit, which translates to MSSHYEAPIRKPLVIGDKSYHDVTVDVAAPVEGRANKQWWTVFSIALAAFLWGIGCIVYTISTGIGTWGLNKTVGWAWDITNFVWWVGIGHAGTLISAVLLLFRQRWRMAINRSAEAMTIFSVIQAGLFPIIHMGRPWLAYWVVPIPNQFGSLWVNFNSPLLWDVFAISTYLSVSLVFWWTGLLPDFAMLRDRAVTPFTKKIYSILSFGWSGRAKDWQRFEEVSLVLAGLATPLVLSVHTIVSFDFATSVIPGWHTTIFPPYFVAGAVFSGFAMVNTLLIIMRKVSNLEAYITIQHIELMNIVIMITGSIVGVAYITELFVAWYSGVEYEQYAFLNRATGPYWWAYWSMMTCNVFSPQFMWFKKLRTSIMFSFIISIVVNIGMWFERFVIIVTSLHRDYLPSSWTMFQPTFVDIGIFIGTIGFFFVLFLLYARTFPVIAQAEVKTILKSSGENYKKQRELEGHNHSDKH; encoded by the coding sequence ATGTCGTCTCACTACGAAGCACCCATTAGAAAACCTTTAGTTATAGGTGATAAATCTTATCACGATGTAACAGTAGATGTCGCTGCGCCTGTAGAAGGTAGAGCCAACAAACAATGGTGGACAGTATTTTCAATAGCATTAGCAGCGTTCCTTTGGGGAATAGGTTGTATAGTCTATACCATCTCTACCGGAATAGGAACATGGGGATTAAACAAAACAGTTGGTTGGGCCTGGGATATCACTAACTTCGTTTGGTGGGTAGGTATCGGTCACGCCGGAACTCTAATCTCTGCGGTATTATTGTTATTCCGTCAAAGATGGAGAATGGCCATCAACCGTTCTGCGGAAGCCATGACCATTTTCTCGGTAATCCAAGCCGGTTTATTCCCAATCATTCACATGGGTCGTCCTTGGTTGGCTTATTGGGTAGTGCCTATTCCAAACCAATTTGGTTCATTGTGGGTTAACTTCAACTCACCGTTACTTTGGGACGTATTTGCGATTTCCACTTATCTTTCAGTATCATTAGTATTCTGGTGGACAGGTTTATTACCGGATTTCGCGATGTTGAGAGACAGAGCCGTAACTCCTTTCACTAAGAAAATTTACTCTATCCTATCTTTCGGATGGAGCGGAAGAGCAAAAGACTGGCAACGTTTTGAAGAGGTTTCTCTTGTATTGGCCGGTTTAGCAACACCATTAGTACTTTCTGTACACACTATTGTATCCTTTGACTTTGCTACTTCGGTAATTCCGGGATGGCATACGACTATCTTCCCTCCGTACTTCGTTGCTGGAGCGGTATTCTCAGGATTTGCGATGGTAAATACTTTACTTATCATCATGAGAAAAGTATCTAACCTTGAAGCTTATATCACCATACAACATATCGAATTGATGAACATTGTAATCATGATTACAGGTTCTATCGTTGGGGTTGCCTATATTACGGAGTTATTTGTAGCTTGGTATTCAGGAGTAGAGTATGAGCAATATGCTTTCTTGAACAGAGCAACCGGTCCTTACTGGTGGGCTTACTGGTCGATGATGACTTGTAACGTATTCTCTCCACAGTTCATGTGGTTCAAGAAATTAAGAACCAGTATTATGTTCTCTTTCATTATCTCGATTGTGGTAAATATCGGTATGTGGTTTGAGCGTTTCGTAATTATCGTAACCTCATTACACAGAGATTATCTGCCATCATCTTGGACGATGTTCCAACCGACATTTGTAGATATCGGAATCTTCATCGGTACGATTGGTTTCTTCTTTGTATTATTCCTTTTATATGCCAGAACATTCCCTGTGATTGCTCAAGCAGAGGTTAAAACAATCTTGAAATCATCAGGAGAGAATTATAAAAAACAGAGAGAATTAGAAGGTCATAATCATTCAGATAAACATTAA